The following proteins come from a genomic window of Achromobacter deleyi:
- a CDS encoding ABC transporter permease yields MTAPATATVPTAAAREQTPWRRFLGDFFASKLATLGLVMLVLIVGAALLAPWIAPQNPYDLATLDIMDSKLKPGSESGDGSMHYWLGTDGQARDLLSAILYGMRTSLMVAAVSVLAAFGIGATVGLIAAYFGGRIDALLMRIVDIQLSFPAILVALMLLAILGKGVDKVIIALIVVQWAYFARAARGAALVERGKEYVEAARCMSLSWGRVLFRHVLPNCMPPLIVIATIDLAHAIALEATLSFLGVGVPVTEPSLGMLIYNGFEYLLSGQYWISFFPGIALALAIIAINLVGDHLRDVLNPRHAN; encoded by the coding sequence ATGACCGCCCCCGCGACCGCCACCGTACCGACCGCCGCCGCCAGGGAACAGACGCCATGGCGCCGTTTTCTGGGCGATTTCTTCGCCAGCAAGCTGGCCACGCTGGGCCTGGTGATGCTGGTGCTGATCGTCGGCGCCGCGCTGCTGGCGCCGTGGATCGCGCCGCAGAATCCGTATGACCTGGCGACGCTGGACATCATGGATTCCAAGCTCAAGCCGGGCAGCGAAAGCGGCGACGGCAGCATGCATTACTGGCTGGGCACCGATGGCCAGGCGCGCGACCTGCTGTCGGCCATCCTGTACGGCATGCGCACCAGCCTGATGGTGGCCGCCGTATCGGTGCTGGCGGCCTTCGGCATCGGCGCCACGGTGGGCCTGATCGCGGCCTACTTCGGCGGCCGCATCGACGCGCTGCTGATGCGCATTGTGGATATCCAGTTGTCGTTCCCGGCGATCCTGGTGGCGTTGATGCTGCTGGCGATCCTGGGCAAGGGTGTGGACAAGGTGATCATCGCGCTGATCGTGGTGCAGTGGGCCTATTTCGCTCGCGCCGCGCGCGGCGCCGCATTGGTCGAGCGCGGCAAGGAATACGTCGAGGCGGCGCGTTGCATGTCGCTGTCGTGGGGGCGGGTGCTGTTCCGCCACGTGCTGCCCAACTGCATGCCGCCGCTGATCGTGATCGCCACCATCGACCTGGCGCACGCCATCGCGCTGGAAGCCACGCTGTCGTTCCTGGGCGTGGGCGTGCCGGTGACCGAGCCGTCGCTGGGCATGTTGATCTACAACGGCTTCGAGTACCTGCTGTCGGGCCAGTACTGGATCTCGTTCTTCCCCGGCATCGCGCTGGCGCTGGCCATCATCGCCATCAACCTGGTGGGCGACCACCTGCGCGATGTGCTCAACCCGCGCCACGCGAATTGA
- a CDS encoding TonB-dependent siderophore receptor yields the protein MSRRLSPARPAIAGPRRSPPLRSPRRAALTLHLAAACLAAGALPAHAQQVASDRPAQAPAPRSYDIPAGPLQAVLARFSAEAGVYLAGATELVDGKHSPGLKGRFGATDGLAALLAGTGLRAVANSQGQYVLTAAPPANGVATLPTIAVSGAAVDPVAQRLNPPTTVASKIPLSQREIPQTISVITQQQIQEQNLQSLDEAMKRTPGVMVLQSDADRVQYYSRGFPISSMVVDGLPVVMNSDMSSTAGTNAPSLAMYERVEVLDGPAGLYGGFGSVGGVISLVRKRAPSEFAASLSTTAGTRDNFGAQADIGGPLNASGTVRGRFVASAQRKDLELDSTWRKDQSYYGTLEADLSANTLLRTGVSYSQRDSNVGWADKAPLYDDYSVAGGRNDFFGASWNHDRYATTNVFASLEHKLGQDWKVTATGSFDHNTARVLSGELFGIVDKATNTANFGTTNTDYYEDNQSYDLNATGKYTLLGRQHDVVIGANYSHMYNYGTSYYGTDSLFNFQTIDIWNYSYAKPSWSGSPEHTSKGAVVQSQYGLYGNTRFHVTDALTAIVGARVSWWDTRYKQDQTYNPFGNQSSSDSYKKKITPYAGLVADVDDAHSVYASYSTIFQPQALRTPSGELLKPMEGEQYEVGVKGSYLEGRLQTSAALYQITQSNRALPTDDTGQFFAAAGKARSRGVDLRASGQVTPGWTVTAGYTYNNSKYLDEASLDTSASAFSQIAPKHLFRVWTNYRLPGDLSRWEVGGGINATSKLFSGSGATTVTQSGFYTADARIAYKIDPHMTVSLNATNLFDKHYYMPQNQGVVFGEGRRVALTLRADF from the coding sequence ATGTCCCGCCGCTTGTCCCCCGCCCGTCCCGCCATCGCCGGGCCGCGCCGCTCGCCCCCGTTGCGCAGCCCCCGGCGCGCCGCGCTGACCCTGCATCTGGCCGCCGCCTGCCTGGCGGCCGGCGCCTTGCCCGCCCACGCGCAGCAAGTGGCCTCGGACCGTCCCGCGCAAGCCCCCGCGCCGCGCAGCTACGACATCCCCGCCGGCCCGCTGCAGGCAGTCCTGGCGCGCTTCTCGGCCGAAGCGGGCGTCTATCTCGCTGGCGCCACCGAACTCGTCGATGGCAAGCACAGCCCCGGCCTGAAAGGCCGCTTCGGCGCCACGGACGGCCTGGCCGCGTTACTGGCCGGCACCGGCCTGCGGGCGGTCGCCAACAGCCAGGGGCAATATGTGCTGACGGCCGCGCCCCCCGCGAATGGCGTGGCCACGCTGCCGACCATCGCCGTCAGCGGCGCAGCCGTCGACCCGGTGGCCCAGCGGCTCAATCCGCCGACCACGGTCGCCTCGAAAATCCCGTTATCGCAACGCGAGATTCCGCAGACCATCAGCGTCATCACGCAGCAGCAGATCCAGGAACAGAACCTGCAATCGCTGGACGAGGCCATGAAGCGCACGCCCGGCGTGATGGTGCTGCAAAGCGACGCGGACCGGGTCCAATACTATTCGCGCGGCTTCCCCATCAGCTCGATGGTGGTGGACGGACTGCCGGTGGTCATGAACTCGGACATGTCGTCCACCGCCGGCACCAATGCGCCCAGCCTGGCCATGTACGAACGCGTCGAAGTGCTGGACGGGCCGGCCGGCCTGTACGGCGGATTCGGCAGCGTCGGCGGCGTCATCAGCCTGGTGCGCAAGCGCGCGCCGTCGGAATTCGCGGCCTCGCTTTCGACCACCGCCGGCACCAGGGACAACTTCGGCGCCCAGGCGGATATCGGCGGCCCGCTGAACGCATCGGGCACCGTGCGGGGGCGCTTCGTCGCTTCCGCGCAGCGCAAGGATCTGGAACTGGACTCGACCTGGCGCAAGGACCAGTCTTACTACGGCACGCTGGAGGCGGACCTGTCCGCCAATACCTTGCTGCGCACCGGCGTGAGCTACAGCCAGCGCGACTCGAACGTCGGCTGGGCCGACAAGGCGCCGCTGTATGACGACTATTCGGTGGCCGGCGGCCGCAACGATTTCTTCGGCGCGTCGTGGAACCACGACCGCTATGCCACCACCAATGTGTTCGCCAGCCTGGAGCACAAGCTGGGCCAGGACTGGAAGGTCACCGCGACGGGCAGCTTCGACCACAACACGGCGCGGGTGCTGTCCGGCGAGCTCTTCGGCATCGTCGACAAGGCCACCAACACGGCCAACTTCGGCACCACCAACACCGACTACTACGAGGACAACCAGAGCTACGACCTGAACGCCACCGGCAAGTACACGCTGCTGGGCCGCCAGCACGACGTGGTGATCGGCGCGAACTACAGCCACATGTACAACTACGGCACCAGCTACTACGGCACGGACAGCCTGTTCAATTTCCAGACCATCGACATCTGGAATTATTCATACGCCAAACCCAGCTGGAGCGGTTCGCCGGAACACACCTCCAAGGGCGCGGTGGTGCAAAGCCAATATGGCCTCTATGGCAACACGCGCTTTCACGTGACCGACGCCTTGACCGCCATCGTCGGCGCCCGCGTCTCGTGGTGGGACACGCGCTACAAGCAGGATCAAACCTACAACCCGTTCGGCAACCAGTCGAGCAGCGATTCGTACAAGAAGAAGATCACGCCCTATGCCGGCCTGGTGGCCGATGTCGACGACGCGCATTCGGTCTATGCCAGCTACTCCACCATCTTCCAGCCGCAGGCATTGCGCACGCCGTCCGGCGAATTGCTCAAGCCGATGGAAGGCGAGCAGTACGAAGTGGGCGTGAAGGGCAGCTATCTGGAGGGCAGGCTGCAGACCTCGGCCGCGCTCTACCAGATCACGCAGAGCAACCGCGCGCTGCCCACCGACGACACCGGACAGTTCTTCGCGGCCGCCGGCAAGGCGCGTTCGCGTGGCGTCGACCTGCGCGCCTCGGGCCAGGTCACGCCGGGCTGGACGGTGACCGCCGGCTACACCTACAACAACAGCAAGTACCTGGACGAGGCCAGCCTGGACACCAGCGCCTCGGCGTTCTCGCAGATCGCCCCCAAGCACCTGTTCCGGGTCTGGACCAACTACCGCCTGCCCGGCGACCTCAGCCGCTGGGAAGTGGGCGGCGGCATCAATGCCACCAGCAAGCTGTTCAGCGGCAGCGGAGCCACCACGGTCACGCAGAGCGGCTTCTACACCGCGGATGCGCGCATCGCCTACAAGATCGATCCGCACATGACCGTGTCGCTCAACGCCACCAACCTGTTCGACAAGCACTATTACATGCCGCAGAACCAGGGCGTGGTCTTCGGGGAAGGGCGGCGGGTCGCGCTGACGTTGCGCGCCGACTTCTGA
- a CDS encoding TauD/TfdA dioxygenase family protein produces MSQSNAVRREAAAPVPPPPAAQAFELRPLAGPVGAELIGLDLGRELSSADFKRVHQAHLDHHLLVFRDQRITPQQHIDFSRRFGRLMIHVLHQFHLANHPEILIVSNIIEHGKPVGLGDAGKYWHSDISYKELPSLGSLLHAQELPAQGGDTLFANMHLAYDTLPAALRNAVEGKRAVHSYLAKYGQLQKEGNWRPNLSAQQVAQVQAVSHPVVRTHPENGRRALFVSEGFTTHIEGLPEDESRQLLDELFAHSVRPEHIYRHRWQPHDLVFWDNRSLIHLAGGTPDHLRRKLYRTTIEGDAPF; encoded by the coding sequence ATGTCCCAGAGCAACGCCGTGCGGCGCGAAGCGGCCGCCCCCGTCCCGCCGCCCCCGGCCGCGCAGGCGTTCGAGCTGCGGCCGCTGGCGGGCCCCGTGGGCGCCGAGCTCATCGGCCTGGACCTGGGCCGTGAACTGTCGTCCGCCGATTTCAAGCGCGTGCACCAGGCGCACCTGGACCACCACCTGCTGGTGTTCCGCGACCAGCGCATCACGCCGCAGCAGCACATCGATTTCAGCCGCCGCTTCGGCCGCCTGATGATCCACGTGCTGCATCAGTTCCACCTGGCCAACCACCCCGAGATCCTGATCGTCTCCAACATCATCGAGCACGGCAAGCCCGTCGGCCTGGGCGATGCCGGCAAGTACTGGCATTCGGACATTTCGTACAAGGAACTGCCCAGCCTGGGGTCGCTGCTGCACGCGCAGGAACTGCCGGCGCAAGGCGGCGACACGCTGTTCGCCAACATGCACCTGGCCTACGACACCCTGCCCGCCGCATTGCGCAACGCCGTCGAGGGCAAGCGCGCGGTGCATTCGTACCTGGCCAAGTACGGCCAGCTGCAGAAGGAAGGCAACTGGCGCCCCAACCTGAGCGCGCAGCAGGTGGCGCAGGTGCAGGCGGTGTCGCACCCGGTGGTGCGCACGCACCCCGAGAATGGCCGCCGCGCGCTGTTCGTCAGCGAAGGCTTCACCACCCATATCGAAGGCCTGCCGGAGGACGAGAGCCGGCAACTGCTGGACGAGCTGTTCGCGCACAGCGTGCGGCCCGAGCACATCTATCGCCACCGCTGGCAGCCGCACGACCTGGTGTTTTGGGACAACCGCTCGCTGATCCACCTGGCCGGCGGCACGCCCGACCACCTGCGCCGCAAGCTGTACCGCACCACCATCGAAGGCGACGCGCCGTTCTAG
- a CDS encoding ABC transporter permease — protein MLATIVRRLLQTIVVMLVMSALVFAGIYMVGDPVSMLASPEATEAQRAAIRASLGLDLPLWRQYLIFMGQAVRGDFGNSFLTGEPAMRLILERMPATVELACVAMLLSVLIGVPLGIIAGLKPKAVGSRAIMTGSVLGFSLPNFWVGLMLIMVFAVMLGWVPAGGRGQTVSIGSLQLSVLTLDGWLSLALPAATIAFAKCAMIIRVTRAATREALPMDYIKFARAKGLSEKRVLGVHLLKNILIPVVTVAGLEFGQVMAFAVVTETVFSWPGMGKLLIDSIINLDRPVVVAYLLLIVFFLVMLNLVVDIIYTVLDPRVRLDSRR, from the coding sequence GTGCTAGCGACAATCGTACGAAGACTGCTGCAAACCATCGTCGTCATGCTGGTCATGTCGGCGCTGGTCTTCGCCGGCATCTACATGGTCGGCGATCCGGTGTCGATGCTGGCCAGTCCGGAGGCCACCGAGGCGCAGCGCGCCGCCATCCGCGCCTCGCTGGGCCTGGACCTGCCGCTGTGGCGGCAGTACCTGATCTTCATGGGCCAGGCGGTGCGCGGCGATTTCGGCAACAGCTTCCTGACCGGCGAGCCGGCCATGCGCCTGATCCTGGAGCGCATGCCGGCCACGGTCGAGCTGGCCTGTGTGGCCATGCTGCTGTCGGTGCTCATCGGCGTGCCGCTGGGCATCATCGCGGGCCTCAAGCCCAAGGCGGTCGGCTCGCGCGCCATCATGACGGGATCGGTGCTGGGCTTCTCGCTGCCGAACTTCTGGGTCGGCCTGATGCTCATCATGGTGTTCGCGGTGATGCTGGGCTGGGTGCCGGCGGGCGGCCGCGGCCAGACCGTCAGCATCGGCTCGCTGCAGTTGAGCGTGCTGACGCTGGATGGCTGGCTCAGCCTGGCGCTGCCGGCGGCCACCATCGCCTTCGCCAAGTGCGCCATGATCATCCGCGTGACGCGCGCCGCCACGCGCGAGGCGCTGCCGATGGACTACATCAAGTTCGCGCGCGCCAAGGGCCTGTCGGAAAAGCGCGTGCTGGGCGTGCACCTGCTCAAGAATATCCTGATCCCCGTGGTCACCGTGGCGGGCCTGGAGTTCGGTCAGGTGATGGCCTTCGCGGTGGTGACCGAGACGGTGTTCTCGTGGCCCGGCATGGGCAAGCTGCTGATCGATTCCATCATCAACCTGGACCGTCCGGTGGTGGTGGCGTATCTGCTGCTGATCGTGTTCTTCCTTGTGATGCTGAACCTCGTGGTGGACATCATCTATACGGTGCTGGATCCCCGCGTACGCCTGGATAGCCGCCGATGA
- a CDS encoding FecR family protein: protein MAAIPLIPADGQDARPACAHPPHHVMEQAAEWYALLISSDAVVADQQRWLAWLDADPSHRQAWTYVERVSQRILAPLRETPDPRLTTDNLHAAGQRVIRRRRALVRIASLAGVGVFGWLGWRQTPLGTLAAAWTADYRAATGEIRATVLSDGSRVWLNTASAFNQDFLPGLRRLRLVAGEILIETGADKDRPFVVDTAEGRLRALGTRFTVRQEAGATLLAVYQGAVEIRTTGNAPAVVITAGHQARYTARAVAPATRADPAREAWIRGDLLANNLTLRELADELGRYTLGHIGVAPQVAQRRVFGTFPLRDVDSALGLLAQAAQVKLQRPLPWWTTLVAADDAAAR, encoded by the coding sequence ATGGCCGCCATCCCACTGATCCCCGCGGACGGACAAGACGCGCGCCCGGCCTGTGCCCACCCGCCGCACCACGTCATGGAGCAGGCCGCCGAATGGTACGCGCTGCTGATCTCCAGCGACGCGGTCGTGGCCGACCAGCAACGGTGGCTGGCCTGGCTCGATGCAGATCCCAGCCACCGCCAGGCCTGGACTTATGTCGAACGGGTCAGCCAGCGCATCCTCGCCCCCTTGCGCGAAACCCCCGACCCGCGCCTGACCACTGACAACCTGCACGCGGCCGGCCAGCGCGTCATACGGCGCCGCCGCGCCCTGGTCCGCATCGCCTCGTTGGCCGGCGTCGGCGTCTTCGGCTGGCTCGGATGGCGCCAGACGCCGCTGGGCACGCTGGCGGCGGCCTGGACCGCCGACTACCGCGCGGCCACCGGCGAGATCCGCGCCACCGTGCTGTCCGATGGCTCGCGTGTCTGGCTCAACACGGCCAGCGCCTTCAACCAGGACTTCCTGCCCGGCTTGCGTCGCCTGCGCCTGGTAGCGGGTGAAATCCTGATCGAGACAGGGGCCGACAAAGACCGTCCGTTCGTGGTCGACACCGCCGAAGGCCGGTTGCGGGCGCTCGGCACGCGCTTCACCGTGCGCCAGGAGGCGGGCGCGACGCTGCTGGCGGTCTATCAAGGCGCCGTCGAGATCCGCACCACTGGCAACGCGCCCGCGGTCGTCATCACGGCGGGCCATCAGGCGCGCTATACCGCCCGCGCCGTCGCGCCAGCCACGCGGGCCGATCCGGCGCGCGAAGCCTGGATCCGGGGCGATCTGCTGGCCAACAACCTGACGTTGCGGGAGCTCGCCGACGAACTGGGCCGCTACACGCTCGGCCATATCGGCGTGGCGCCGCAGGTGGCGCAACGTCGCGTCTTTGGCACGTTCCCGCTGCGCGACGTCGATAGCGCCCTGGGCCTGCTGGCCCAGGCCGCGCAGGTCAAGCTGCAACGGCCCCTGCCGTGGTGGACCACCCTGGTCGCGGCCGACGACGCGGCTGCGCGCTGA
- a CDS encoding M20 aminoacylase family protein, which yields MKTLAEIERAHGELTELRRDIHAHPELAFQETRTSNLVAERLRQWGLEVHTGLGKTGVVGVLRGGSGGKTIGLRADMDALPMPEHNRFAHKSTISGRMHGCGHDGHTTMLLGAAQYLSTHREFDGTVVFIFQPAEEGGNAGARAMMQDGLFDKFPCDAVFGIHNMPGMPVNQFGFRAGPTMASSNRWDIVIKGVGGHAAQPHASVDPIIVAADMVHALQTVISRSKNPLEQAVLSITQIHAGDAYNVIPGEAVLRGTVRTYSVEVLDKIEEDMRRIATTLPQVYGGSGTLDFVRAYPPLVNWDKETAFAAQVAEDAFGAENVVRDMPPFMGAEDFSFFLEALPGTYLFLGNGDGDHRMESYHGMGPCQLHNPNYDFNDALLPVGATYWVKLVEAYLPKHN from the coding sequence ATGAAAACCCTCGCCGAAATCGAACGCGCACACGGCGAACTGACCGAACTGCGCCGTGACATCCACGCCCATCCCGAACTGGCCTTCCAGGAAACGCGCACCTCCAACCTGGTGGCCGAGCGCCTGCGCCAGTGGGGGCTGGAAGTCCACACGGGGCTGGGGAAAACCGGCGTGGTCGGCGTCCTGCGAGGCGGCAGCGGCGGCAAGACCATCGGCCTGCGCGCCGACATGGATGCGCTGCCCATGCCCGAGCACAACCGCTTCGCGCACAAGTCCACCATCAGCGGCCGCATGCACGGCTGCGGCCATGACGGCCATACCACGATGCTGCTGGGCGCGGCGCAGTACCTGTCCACGCATCGCGAATTCGACGGCACCGTGGTGTTCATCTTCCAGCCGGCCGAGGAAGGCGGCAACGCCGGCGCGCGCGCCATGATGCAGGACGGCCTGTTCGACAAATTCCCCTGTGACGCGGTGTTCGGCATCCACAACATGCCCGGCATGCCGGTCAACCAGTTCGGCTTCCGCGCCGGCCCCACCATGGCGTCGAGCAACCGCTGGGACATCGTCATCAAAGGCGTGGGCGGCCACGCCGCGCAGCCGCACGCGTCGGTCGACCCGATCATCGTCGCGGCCGACATGGTGCATGCGCTGCAGACGGTGATCTCGCGCAGCAAGAACCCGCTGGAGCAGGCGGTGCTGTCGATCACGCAGATCCACGCCGGCGACGCCTACAACGTGATTCCCGGCGAAGCGGTGCTGCGCGGCACGGTGCGCACCTATTCGGTCGAGGTGCTCGACAAGATCGAGGAAGACATGCGCCGCATCGCCACCACGCTGCCGCAGGTGTATGGCGGCAGCGGCACGCTGGACTTCGTGCGCGCCTATCCGCCGCTGGTGAACTGGGACAAGGAGACCGCGTTCGCGGCGCAGGTGGCCGAGGACGCCTTCGGCGCCGAGAACGTGGTGCGCGACATGCCGCCCTTCATGGGCGCCGAGGACTTCTCGTTCTTCCTGGAGGCCCTGCCCGGCACCTATCTGTTCCTGGGCAACGGCGACGGCGACCACCGCATGGAGAGCTATCACGGCATGGGGCCGTGCCAGCTGCACAACCCGAACTACGATTTCAACGACGCGCTGCTGCCGGTGGGCGCGACGTATTGGGTCAAGCTGGTCGAGGCCTATTTGCCCAAGCACAATTAA
- a CDS encoding ABC transporter ATP-binding protein: MSAADRNAAPILSLRGVELRFTQHVDLAGRIANLLGAGLKTQVVHAVAGVDLDVQPGEVIGIVGESGCGKSTLGRIVSGILPPSAGEVHYQGQAVKAMAGPQRRAYELGVQMIFQDPYASLNPRMRVREIIGEAPVAHGLIRARDKAEYVAGLMRQVGLDPAFAQRYPHQFSGGQRQRIGIARALALKPSVIVCDEAVAALDVSIQAQVLNLFEKLRDELDLTYLFISHNLSVVSHISDRVAIMYLGRVVELAPTDTVFQRANHPYTQALLKELPTLTPERRSYQPIKGELPSPLDPPGGCAFHPRCPQAMPRCKTERPLLREVAPMQFSACHLNDPA; this comes from the coding sequence ATGAGCGCCGCCGATCGCAACGCCGCCCCCATCCTGTCGCTGCGCGGCGTGGAGCTGCGCTTCACGCAGCACGTGGACCTGGCCGGGCGCATCGCCAACCTGCTGGGCGCGGGCCTGAAGACACAGGTGGTGCACGCCGTGGCCGGCGTGGACCTGGACGTGCAGCCGGGCGAGGTCATCGGCATCGTCGGTGAATCCGGCTGCGGCAAGTCGACGCTGGGACGCATCGTCTCGGGCATCCTGCCGCCCTCCGCCGGCGAGGTGCACTACCAGGGCCAGGCGGTGAAGGCCATGGCGGGCCCGCAGCGGCGCGCCTACGAGCTGGGCGTGCAGATGATCTTCCAGGACCCCTACGCCTCGCTCAACCCGCGCATGCGGGTGCGCGAGATCATCGGCGAGGCGCCGGTGGCGCATGGCCTGATCCGCGCGCGCGACAAGGCCGAGTACGTGGCCGGACTGATGCGCCAGGTGGGACTCGACCCGGCCTTCGCGCAGCGCTATCCGCACCAGTTCTCGGGCGGCCAGCGCCAACGCATCGGCATCGCGCGGGCCCTGGCGCTGAAACCCTCCGTGATCGTCTGCGACGAGGCCGTGGCGGCGCTGGACGTGTCGATCCAGGCGCAGGTGTTGAACCTGTTCGAGAAGCTGCGCGACGAGCTGGACCTGACGTACCTGTTCATCAGCCACAACCTGAGCGTGGTCAGCCACATCTCGGATCGCGTCGCCATCATGTACCTGGGCCGCGTGGTCGAGCTGGCGCCGACCGACACGGTGTTCCAGCGCGCCAACCATCCCTACACGCAGGCGCTGCTCAAGGAACTGCCGACGCTCACGCCGGAACGCCGCAGCTACCAGCCGATCAAGGGCGAGCTGCCGTCGCCGCTGGATCCGCCGGGCGGCTGCGCCTTCCATCCGCGGTGTCCCCAGGCGATGCCGCGCTGCAAGACCGAGCGGCCGCTGCTGCGCGAGGTGGCGCCGATGCAGTTCAGCGCCTGCCATCTGAACGACCCGGCCTGA
- a CDS encoding ABC transporter ATP-binding protein, whose product MQTQAVDKSPVLDVRGLKTHFFTRNGVVKAVDGVDLTVAEGEILGLVGESGSGKSITGFSLMGLLDEPGRIVEGELRLNGEDLRGASPARWRQLRGQEIAMIFQDPMMTLNPVLRVDTQMIEAVQAHHKVSREQARERALQTLTMVGIPSPQERLRTYPHQLSGGMRQRVAIAIALLNSPRVIIADEPTTALDVTIQGQILFEVQKLCRETGTGLVWITHDLAVVAGLADRVSVMYAGRVVETGSTRDVISHPMHPYTHGLIASIPTPESRGRPLVPIPGMTPSLLNLPQGCAFRGRCPRASDACLVEPQPVQVRPAQWVRCWHAGAAEVQ is encoded by the coding sequence ATGCAGACGCAAGCTGTGGACAAGTCGCCGGTGCTCGATGTGCGGGGCCTGAAGACGCATTTCTTCACCCGCAATGGCGTAGTGAAGGCGGTCGATGGCGTCGACCTGACGGTGGCCGAAGGCGAGATCCTGGGGCTGGTGGGCGAATCGGGTTCGGGCAAGAGCATCACCGGCTTCTCGCTGATGGGCCTGCTGGATGAACCGGGCCGCATCGTCGAGGGCGAACTGCGCCTGAACGGAGAGGACCTGCGCGGCGCGTCGCCGGCGCGCTGGCGGCAGTTGCGCGGGCAGGAGATCGCCATGATCTTCCAGGACCCGATGATGACGCTGAACCCGGTGCTGCGCGTCGATACGCAGATGATCGAAGCGGTGCAGGCGCATCACAAGGTATCGCGCGAACAGGCGCGTGAACGCGCCCTGCAGACGCTGACGATGGTCGGCATCCCGTCACCGCAGGAACGCCTGCGGACCTATCCACACCAGTTGTCGGGCGGCATGCGGCAACGCGTGGCGATCGCGATCGCGCTGCTGAATTCACCGCGCGTCATCATCGCCGACGAACCCACCACGGCGCTGGACGTGACCATCCAGGGGCAGATCCTGTTCGAAGTGCAGAAGCTGTGCCGCGAGACCGGCACCGGCCTGGTGTGGATCACGCACGACCTGGCGGTGGTGGCGGGCCTGGCCGACCGCGTGTCGGTGATGTACGCCGGCCGCGTGGTCGAGACCGGCAGCACGCGCGACGTCATCAGCCATCCAATGCATCCGTACACGCACGGCCTGATCGCCTCGATTCCCACGCCGGAATCGCGCGGCCGGCCGCTGGTGCCGATTCCCGGCATGACGCCGTCGCTGCTCAACCTGCCGCAGGGCTGTGCGTTCCGCGGGCGCTGCCCGCGCGCCAGCGACGCCTGTCTGGTCGAACCGCAGCCGGTGCAAGTGCGCCCGGCGCAATGGGTGCGGTGCTGGCATGCCGGCGCGGCGGAGGTTCAATGA